CGGAAAACGCGCGCCAGGCGGCCAGCGTATCCAGTGATTCCCGCAACAGTTTGATTTTGCCGTCTTCTGCCACCAGACGACCGGCATAGGTCTGTTTATAGACGCGGTCAGTACCTGCAATGCCCGCTTCGACACTGTATTCACCGAACGCCTGGGTCGGCGTATCAATCAGGAACTGAATATTGCGGAATTTAAAATCCGGAACCTTGTTCAGCAATCCGGCAATAAAAGCTTCGATTTCCTGCGGACCCTGCACACGATGTGGCAGGCCCAGCGTCTGGAGATAGGGTAATTCCAGCACGCCGTCAGCGGCGAAAAGG
The window above is part of the Pantoea cypripedii genome. Proteins encoded here:
- a CDS encoding nuclear transport factor 2 family protein — translated: MKTAVQLLQNYLDSIQNPHTAAALFAADGVLELPYLQTLGLPHRVQGPQEIEAFIAGLLNKVPDFKFRNIQFLIDTPTQAFGEYSVEAGIAGTDRVYKQTYAGRLVAEDGKIKLLRESLDTLAAWRAFSGEQG